Within Eggerthella sp. YY7918, the genomic segment GCAGCTCGCCGCATACCCCGTCGACTCCAATCTTGTCGAGCTTATCCATAACGACGAACACGTCAGAGTATCTATCCGCTTCAAAACCGCACGTTGCGGCAAGCGCAGCAAGCAGACGGCGATCGTTAATCCTCACCCGATGCGCTATCCCCATCTGTTTGAGAAACAGAGACGTAGCGCACACAAGCTCTATCTCAGCATTAGGAGACTCATCCCCCAGAATGTCGATGTCGGCTTGGTAGAACTGGCGATAACGCCCCTGCTGAGGATTGTCGGCCCTCCAAACAGGGCCTATTTGCATCGCCTTGAAAGGAAGCGGTAGCTTCTCCGAATTTCGCGCATAGTACCTCGCGAGGGGAACGGTGAGGTCATAGCGCATTCCCGCATCCGAGAGCTCATCCACGCGTGATGTCTGGACGGCTTTCGCCAGTTTCTCTCCGCGCTTCAGCACCTTGAAAACAAGCTTTTCGTTGTCACCGCCTTGGTTGCTCTGGAGGTTTTCGATCCGCTCCATACAGGGGGTTTCAATCTGCTCGAAACCAAACGACCCGTACACGTTTCGCATGGCCGCCAGCACGTCGTTGCGCAAGCGCATCTCATCGGGCAAGATATCCCGCATCCCCTTAACCGGTTCTTTTGTTGGCATAGTTTTGTCCTTTGTTCCTTCTCATCAATCATAAGCTAGTCGTTTACAAAGCCGAAAGGTTTCTTGCCCTCAGGTTCGCTCCATTGGAAGTCGTCGGAAATCAACGTCGTTAAGGCACGCTTGGTGAGGCTTGCATCCTCATCACCCGCGGTCTTGCCTGCGTCGTTTCGTCTCTCCTGGCAAAGCCGCGCGCCTTGAGACACCATTGCGCTTTCCAGAAGCGTTCGAACGAAGCGTGCGTTGCCGAAGCTCTCGCCACGAGAGGCCCGGCAAATGATGTCATGGGCCTTTTCGCGCGCCTTGCGCTCCAGGTGCAAACCGTGAGAGCGAGCCATCGAATCCAGGATGTCCATGAGCTCGTCTGTGGTGTAATCGGGAAACGTCACTTCGCAGCTCACGCGCGATCTCAGCCCTGCATTCGCCTTCAAAAAGTCATCCATATCCTGGCTGTACCCGGCAAAGATCACCACCACGTCGTCGCGCAGCTTTTCCATCTGGTCGACGATGGCGGTTATCGCCTCGTCACCGTATCCGCCCTTCTGTCCGTCGTTGAGCGAATACGCCTCGTCGATAAAGATGACCGACCCTTTCGCCCGGCGGAAAAGGTCTTCCACCTTAGGAGCGGTGCTACCCACCACGAGGCCCACCAAGTCCTGCCGTCCGCACTCGAAGAAGTCGCCCACCGAAAGCACGCCCTCCTCTTTCAAGATGCGGCCGATCAGGCGCGCGACCTCGGTTTTGCCCGTACCGGGATTTCCCTTAAACGCCAGATGCAGCGGCACGCTTTCGGCCTTGACGCCCGCGTCGCGCTTGATCTTTTGCAAAGCGGCGAAGTCCAGGCGATCGGACACCAGTTTTTTGACGCCCGTCAGACCGATCAGCTCGTTGAATTCCTGTCGCGCGCTTTTTGCCGAGGCTCGGCTTGGCTTCCAGCCGATATCTTGCGGCAAAAGCGTCTGAAGCTCCTTCTTGGTGAACCCGCCTTGCGGCTTTGCCTTAGCCAGACGGACCTGCTGGGCGCCCAGTGCATCCTCGAAGAGCTTGCGGACATAGCGCGCGTTTCCCTGGTCGTCCGATCTGCCGCTGCGCGAGAGGATGTCACGTGCGGCGCGGAGGGTTTCCTCGGGCAAAAGAAGGTTCGCCCGATCACACATCAGCTTGAATATCTCGAGCAGCTCATCGGCCGAATAGTCGGGAAATCTGATCACGTCGCCCAGGCGGGAGCGAAACCCCGGATTCGAGCGAATCAGCCGCTCGGTAAGGTGCTCGTATCCCGCCAGCACCACCACGGTGTCGTCCCGCTGGTTTTCCATGCATGCGATAAACTCGGTGATGCTCACCATCGGGGACTCGAGCATGCCGTACGCCTCGTCAACGAAAAGCACCGAACCCCGCGCCCGTTTAAACACGTCTTTCACGTTGCTCATCGAGCTGCCGGTCACGCTGATCACGCGGCCTTCGCTTAAAATGCCGGCCTCTTTGAGCATCTCCCCGTACAGCCGCGCAACTTCGGTCTTGCCCGTGCCCGGCGAACCGACGAACGCCAAGTGCAGGGAAAACGGTCTCGGAGGCAAACCCGCCCGGGCGATTTCGTCGTTCACCCCGATGCGCATCACGACGTTTTTGATATGTTGCTTCACCTCTTCGAGGCCGACAAGCTCGTCGAGCCGTCGGATCGCGGAGACATCCTGCTTCACCTTGCGCTCTTCGAGCGCCTTTTCTGCGATGCTCAAATACTGAGGATACGTTACACTTGCCCTCTTCCACCGCCGCCAACGCTCAAACGTCTCATCGACGCTGCGAATAGTTTTGTTTCGCAGATCCTCCTGAAGCATGTCTTCCAGATGCTCGTCGGGTTCAAGACCTTCATCGCACGCCCGCTTTTGCAAGTGCTCCATCAGGGTTTTAAAGCGGGTCGCCCGTATATCGAGACAAGGATCTTGCGAGAGTTCAACCAAAAGCCCCGTAAACCGCCTCGCAAGACGTGTCTTCAGCCCGGCTTTATGCGGCGGGACCAAAAACACAACCTGGATGTCGTCGAGCCGGGGATTGAGCAAATCGACAAGTTTAGAAAAGGTCGCATACGCAAATTCGTCGTAATTTGCTTCGTCGTCGGTCGGTCCGTACTGCACGATAAGGGTGTTTCCCTTGAGCGCTTCGACAAAGGCATCGTTTAACTTGGTATCCAAATAGCTTGATACACTATCGACCCTATGCAAGTTTTTAATATCGTCAACATCAAAGTGGAAGACGTTTCTCGTAGGAATCCGGCCAGTTTGCACCAACGCCCCCAATAAAACATTGAGCGTCGGTTCGTAGAGCGTAGGATTGGTTCCCTCGATAAGATAGTGTACCGGCAATCCCGAGTGGTCCTTTTGGCTGCAGCTAGGCTGATCGTATATTCGTTTCAATTCTGCTGCAAGTGAAGCGGCATAAGAGCCGTCTTGCGCTAGGGACAATGCATCTTCTTTTGAAAGAGGATCGATCAAAGGGCGCTCCCAAACCGCGCCTTTTCCATTGGCATAGGTTACGTGCCAGCGCAATGCTTCCAAATTGAGCATCCGGAAATCTTTGCTTTCCACTTCGCTCGTATCTGAGATTTTGCTCAAATCCAACAAGCATTCGTCATAGGTACACTCGGATACAACCACATCCCAAGGGTCTTTCAAATCCCAAAAAGAGCAGGCCTTGCGCACCATATCTGCCACATGTCCATCATTTTTTCTCGGATCTTTCAAAGCGACCGAAACCCCAAATATTCTTCCTTCTTCATCGTCGTTATTGCGATCCTGCCACACCGAATACGGAATAAATAACGCGTCCTTGTCAAATTCTTCGTACAGATGGCGCAAGGAGCAGCTACCTCGATAGCCAAAACGAAATTGCCCATAATCGCCTCGACATAACGCTCTAAAATACTTCATGCAGGTTCGTCCTTTCGTCGCTCTTTTCGTCTCCGTTACTTCACTTTTCTAGAACCCTGATTCATCTCGGCTCCGGCGTTACTGCATATTCCAACCACTGCGGAGCTTCGGTGCCGACGCCGACCTTCTTGAAGCTGGTATACGCTTCGGTTTCCGTATCGTATTTCAGCACGGGGACGAATTTTGATTCCTCTGTGGTGCCGTCGATAAAGAAATGCGACTCGCCATCCCAGAAAACGCGATGCTCCCCGCACATCTGATAGGTTCCAACATGCCCCGCAACGATGTCCTTCTCGAACGCTGTCCCATACGTCGGCGGATACTTGCCGTAAAAGTACCAGTCCTCCACACCGAGCTTCCAGTATTCACCCGCGTCTTCATCGATTCCCGCATGCACGAATATCTGAGAGTCGGTTTCATAATACAAAGGCAGGCGGGAAAGCCATCGGCGCGTCTTTTCGTCGCGAAGAAGCGGTTCTTCTTTTTCGTCTACATAAAGCGCCTCTTCCATATCGTCAAGAAAAACAGGATCGCTCGCCGGCGTATCGTGCTCCAAAAGCCACGCCTCGTGGTTACCCATAAGCGCCACGACCTGCCCTTCATGGCTTTCCTGGAATTCCCTCATATAGGTAAGGAACTCCGGATGCTCGTGTCTGCTATCAAAATAGTCACCGCACAATACCAGCACCGTATCGGGACGAGAAAAATCCACCACCGAAAGCGCGTCCTCAAACGCCTCTTTCTCGCCGTGTATGTCAGACATCGCATAAATCAGCATGCACACTCACTTTCGCCCTTGCTGGGAGTTCGTTTCCTCATTTAGTATAACAACCTTATTTAGGCAAAAATGTCCTTTTCCGAATGATGCTGTATGAACCCTTGATTCAAATACGCACGCCTCGCTGCTCAGCGAGCGGAAAGCTGAAGTTCTGCTTGTTGCCCTCTTGTTTGCTGTCATAAATTTTGATATAAATATATAACTTATTTGTGATGGAGGTAGAAGCCATGACCATGACAGCCGCGTTGCCTCAAATTCGGCCCATTAGCGATCTTCGGACACGCCTTAACGAGATAGAAAACCTTGCCCGGGAAACACAAGAACCTATCATCATGACGAAGAACGGCACGGCTTCTCTTGTTGTCATCGACAGCGATGCCTATAACGATCACCTTCAACATGAAAGAGCAGTGCGAAAACTCCGCGAAGCCGAGATAGAGGAAAAATATCGGCCGGAAGCCGTTTCCTATGACGACGTGAAAAACCGCGTTGATTTGCTCCTAGAAGCAGTAGGGCATCTTGATGCGCACAATTGAGTTTAGGCCTCGCGCCAATGTAGATATTGAAGGCATCCTCGTCTCCATTGGCCTCACGCTCAAATCTCCGAAAGCCGCCCGCGCTACTGCCGATGCCATTTTCGCCGCAATTGAACGCATTGCCGAACTACCTGAACTTGGTCAGCCCTTTTTCGACGAAGATCTTAAGCATCTGAATTACCGCCGTACACTGGTTAAGCGTTACTGGATCTACTACACCTACACTGACAAAACGCTCACCGTACGGCGCATTTTCCATACCACCCAAGACACCGACACCTACGGATTCGAGGTTTTAGACGATTGAAGCGATTGCTTCTAAAGGAGCCACCCTCCACTCTTTTTGCTTTTAAAACTTCGGCTCCTGTGTTCCAACCACTGCGGAGCTTCGGTATTAACATCAACTCTCGTTGATGAGAGCCTCTTAGTTCGTTTTTTGCAGAAGTGCCTTTTGAAAGTTTTCGATGAACCGTAGCTGCTGCGCGCTGTACTGATCTTTGCAGTCATCCGGAATATAAAAGTGCTCGGGATAGTTCAGCACCGAGCGCAATAAGTCCTCAAAATCGTGGTCATGGTCGTGGTATTCGCCCTCTTTGCCCGAAATCTCCCACTCGTAGATAAGGCAGTCGCGGCACAACTCGCCGGCAATGTAGCTCAAAGGACCCGTTTCGTCGACACCCTTAAGCCGAAACAGCTTGAGATCTTGGTCGAATATGATCCTATGCACGCTGTCTTGCTGCTCGAGAGCGGCAAGACGCGCATCGATCTGTTCTTGCGTATACACCTTGTCAAGAGACACTTCAAGATCGCGCACATAAGCAAGCATATCGTAGCGATCGTCCAAATCAAGGAAACCTTTTACATCCTCCCCGATAATATCCCACGTTGCCTTTGCCCCAACGGCCTGAGCAAGCGCGCAGGTAAAACGCGGGTCGAGCAAACCGTAGTCTTTGATGGTCAAAACTTCGAAAAGCGACTCGAGTTGCGTGTGTTCATCGTCATAATCCTCATCCCCTACATGAAGCAGACCCGCTTTTTCAATTTCTTCAAAAATGGCACCTGCGGCCCGCGCCAACACCTCCGCCCGACGCTCCCAGCACACGAAAGCGTTGTTTATGAACTCCAACGTTTGAGCAGGGTTTTCGGGTCGCGCATGCGTAAGAAGATATTCGGTTGAAGGCTGGCTGCCACCGCCGCGATCAAACAAAAAGATGATATGCCCCTGCTCGTCCACCAAGCTACCCTCAAGATAGTTGCGCCGCGCATAGGTGCGCCATCCCTCCTCCCCGGAGCCATAACGCTTAAAATAATCCTGATAGGATTCAAATTCCTTTTTGGCCAACGGATGCACATCATCCGAACCCAAGTAGAATTTGCGTACCTGATCAAGGAACAGATCGGAGAAGTCACGCAACCCGGGGTTTGCAATCTGCGTAGCCGTATCGATCGTAAACCCTCGCCACTGATTCAAACCCCACGGCATAGGCATGAAATTCGCCAGGCAGTGGTATTGTTGGCGAAAACAGGCAATAAGCCCGGACGAAACACCATCAAGCCACGCCTTCTTACGTGAAACAAGGTAGGGATTTTCATCCCCCACGTTGTAGCCTTCAGGAAGCGTGTCGCCTTCGACAAAATGCGTCTTGAACACGGTGTTGAACGAGATGAGCGTATCTCCGCGCCAGCGGTCGGGCAGCATCCTGTAGCCATAGGCAGCGCTATCATCCCTGGGATACGCATATGCCTCAGCCCATTCATCAGGCCAAAAAGCATGGTAGAAGCCATCTCTTGATTCCTTATTAAACGCAGGAAACGACATGTCAGGGTCACGCTTATCATCATATGGCACGACCTCTTGTAAGAACAATTCTTTCAATTTCATCTTTCGCTCCTTAGACAAAGCCAGTATAACCTCATAAACGAAACAGAGTGGCCGGAACGCATCTCATCAGTTATGCTTTGCTGCTTCGGCGCCGCATCCCGTACGGCAATACAATGCTTTACATCCAAAGTTCCCAAGTGACATCTCCGGTATTGTGCCTACCTTTTGGAAAACAGATTCTCGAAGAGGAGCTGACGGGCTAAAATCTGCGGTCTTGGTTGAGACGCTTGGGTGGGTGGACGGTTTCCTCTATCATAGTCGCAGACAAACGCGAGAAGGAGACTTGTCCATGTGCGGCATCTGCGGATTTACCGGCGCAACCGACGCCGATCTGCCCATCTTGAAGGCCATGTGCGACGTTATGGCGCACCGCGGGCCCGACGGCGAAGGCCAGTACCTCGATAACGGCATCGCACTGGGGCACCGTCGCCTCTCGCTTATCGACCTTGAGGGCGGCAACCAGCCGCTCGTACGCGCCACCAGCGAACATACCTCCGCCGTGACCTCCCCCGCGCTCAACGCGGCGGGCGACTATGTGCAGGGCGAGGCTCGCGGCACCGCGCGCGGCGACTACGCCATCGTGTTCAACGGCGAGATCTACAACTATCGCGACCTGCGCGCCGAGCTTGAGGCCGACGGCTGGACCTTCGAGACGCACTCCGACACCGAGGTGCTGCTCGTGGGCTATCTGGCCTGGGGTGAAGGCGTGCTCGATAAGCTGCGCGGCATGTTCGCGTTCGCCATTTGGAACCGCACCACACGCGAACTTTTCTGTGCGCGCGACTTCTTCGGCATCAAGCCGTTCTATTACACGATGCAAGAGGGCGCGTCAGGCCCGCGGTTCATTTTCGCCTCCGAGATCAAGTGCATTATTGAGCACCCCGCCTACCAGCGCGAGCTCAACGAGGAAGCACTTGAACAGTACCTGTGCTTCCAGTTCTCAGCACTACCCGAAACGTTCTTCAAGGGCATCATGAAGCTCGCTCCTGCGCACTGCATGACCGTGCGCGCCGACGGCTCCACCACCACGCGCCGCTACTGGCGCCCCACCTACCACTTCAACGAAAGCCGCAACCGCGAGGATACCGTGGAGGCCATCGACGCCGCCATGCGCGAGAGCGTGCGCTACCACAACGTGGCCGACGTGGAGGTGGGGTCGTTTCTGTCGAGCGGCATCGACTCCAGCTACATGGCTGCATGCCTTGCGAAGGAGAACCCGGATATCAAGACGTTCACCGTAGGCTTCGCCGAGTACGAAGGCGAGCGCGACGAGATTTCCTGGGCGCGCGAACTAGCTGATGAACTGGGGATTGAGAACAATTCCAAGCACATTTCCGAAGAGGAATACTGGGCAAGCCTGCCGCGCGTGCAGTGGCACATGGACGAGCCCTCGGCCGATCCCTCCGCGGTGGCACTCTACTTTGTCGACCAGGAGGCCGCGAAAAAGGTGAAGGCGGTGCTTTCTGGTGAAGGTGCCGACGAGTTCTTTGGCGGCTACCGCATTTACCAGACGCCGTTTGCCAACCAGAAGCTGGCGTGGGCCCCGAAGGGCCTGTTACGTGGCGCGTCGAAGGCGGCGCGTGCGCTCGGCGTGCGCGGTGCGAACTACCTTGAGCGCGCGAGCGAAACACCCGAGGATTGGTACTACACGAATGCCAACGGCGTGGCGTTCTCGCCCGAGGAGCGCGAACGGCTGCGCGCCGGCAAGCGCACTGCAGGTGTGACGCGCCCGGTTGCGCCGCAGGAACTCACCGCACCCGTGTATGCCGAGGTCGCAGGCCTCGACGACACCACGCGCATGCAGTACGTCGACCTCTACTTCTGGCTGGTCGGTGACATCCTACTGAAAACCGACAAGATGTCGATGGCCCACTCGCTCGAGAGCCGCGTGCCCTTCCTCGACAAGCAGGTGTTCGAGGTGTCGGCCACCATCCCCACGCGCCTCAAGGCCAACGACGAGCAAACAAAACTCACCCTCCGCGAAGCCGCCGAACGCGCCATCCCAAAGGACTGGGCGCAGAAGGAAAAGCTGGGCTTCCCCGTGCCCATGGTGAACTGGCTGCGCCAAGAGCGCTACTACAACCGGGTGAAAGAACAGTTCACAAGCGACACCGCAGCCCGCTTCTTCAACACTGACGAGCTGGTAAAGCTGCTCGACGAGCACAAAGCCGGTGCCGACCGCAGCCGCAAGATCTGGATCATCTCAATGTTTCTCTTGTGGTACCAAATCTACTTCATCGACCAAAAGGTCCCAAAGAAACCGACAGCCTAGACCAGAAAAAAGGCCCCATCGGGGCCTTTTTGATCTCAAGCAAGCTTTGAGGCGTCGACAGCGACAAGATGACCTTGGTCGTCTTCATACACGCACAGGTTTCCATCTCGGCTCTCATACACACTGCGGAAGCGGGCAAACTTATGCTTCTGTTTCTGAGACTGCGATTGCGGCTGAGGGACTTCCTCTTCTTGGATAGGCTCAGGTTCTTTGATGGGCTCGGCACATTCCTGAACAGATTCCTTGACGGGCTCCTCAGAAGTCTCGATGGGGTCATCGGCGCGAACGGGTTCCTCGTCAGGCTCCTTGGCGGATTCCTCAGTGGGTTCCTCGGCAGGCTCTTTAGCAGGCTCCTCCGCGGGTTTCTGAACAGGAACTTCGACGGATTCCGCAGGTTCCTCAGCAACATTGATAGAGTCACCAAGAGGCTCGACAGGCTTCTCGGTAGGCACGGCAGCTTCGGCACGGAGTTCTTCGACAAGCTCGCATACGGGAGGCTCCTCGGGTTCGAACGTCGGCACGGATTCGTCCGACAACGATGCGACCGCACGAGCAAAGGCCTCATCATCGATGGGTATCACTATGTCGCTTTGCGCCTCGGGGGCCGGTTCAGAGTCAAACACAAACTCCACCTTCAGCGTCTCGGTGGCCACTTCGGCGGGCGGGGCGTCCTCTTGAGGGGCTTTATCAAGCGCCGCCTCAGCAAAGCCGCCTTCAACAACTTCCATGCCCGACGGCATAATGCGATTCGAGGAAGGCGCCGGGTCAATTCCTAAACGATTGGCAAGCGAAATATTTGACTGAGCGATAGCCACCAGCTCGCGCGCATACTCAATTTGGGCATCATCCGCCGCCTGCTCGCGCAGCTGCTTTCCTATTTCGAGCACGCGATTCCACGACAGGGCATCAACGTCCTCTTTGAGCGATACGATACGATCGGCTTCGCGAGCCACTTTTTTCTCTGTGGTAGTTCCGAACACAGGCGCCTCTTTCAGTAAGGCATCATTGTAGCATTAGTAGATGACTCGCCAAAATACAAGGCCCTGAGCTGGTGCGTTCTCCCCCGCTGCCTGACGATCGCGCGCTTCAAGCACCTCCGCCACCCATGTGGCAGGTCGCTGGCCGCGCCCGACCATTACAAGCGTACCCACAATAGTGCGCACCATGGAGTGCAGAAATGCGTTTCCCACCACTTTAATGGCAAGGATGTTTTCGCCCATGATCGTTTCAGGATGGAAAGAAATCTCGCGTATGTTGCGATGGGTAGGCTTGTCTACCGCGGAAGCGGCCAAGCAGAAGCTCTTGAAATCGTGTTCGCCCAAAAGGTACTGGGCGCCCTTTTCCATAGCGGTCAGATCAAGTCCGCCAGGAACAAACCACGAGAAATCTCGCATGAAGATAGGGTTAGTGCTGTCTACGCACAGGTAGTAATGATACTCGCGCGCCTGAGCGTCAAAGCGTGCCGAAAAGCCGAGCCGCTTAGGTTCCACTTCGCGCACCGTAATAGCATCATGCGTCAGCGCGTTGAGCGAACGACGCAAACTCGGCAGCGAGCGTCCCGCAAGGTCGGCATCGGTTACGTCAAAACTGACCACTTGTCCAAGCGCATGCACACCGGCATCGGTACGGCCGGCACACGTCGTTTCAATATCGCGTCTAAACAGCAGCTGAAGGGCCTCCTCAAGATCGCCCTGCACTGTCAGCTGGCCAGGCTGCCGTGCAAAACCGCTGAACGGCGCACCGTTATAGGACACCGTAAGGGCCAGTGTATGATCGCGAGTAAGTTTGTCGGCGTCGCCTGTGCGCGCCTCATCGCGCTC encodes:
- the hisS gene encoding histidine--tRNA ligase produces the protein MPTKEPVKGMRDILPDEMRLRNDVLAAMRNVYGSFGFEQIETPCMERIENLQSNQGGDNEKLVFKVLKRGEKLAKAVQTSRVDELSDAGMRYDLTVPLARYYARNSEKLPLPFKAMQIGPVWRADNPQQGRYRQFYQADIDILGDESPNAEIELVCATSLFLKQMGIAHRVRINDRRLLAALAATCGFEADRYSDVFVVMDKLDKIGVDGVCGELRSIGCTEESVDTYRRILEDFGEAPDKLAYCERALSAHVEAATLESLRAIESGVTALTRGACVPRLDLSLVRGMGYYTGTIFEVESPEFGSSIAGGGRYDRMVGEFAGKSVPACGFSVGFERIIQVLLEKAQTEESEDRIAVLYERGQTIEQITRLQEEYQPLREAGKTVLLQKKARNFARQKERLAAAGYGQIIVAHDDSAKG
- a CDS encoding AAA family ATPase, with the protein product MKYFRALCRGDYGQFRFGYRGSCSLRHLYEEFDKDALFIPYSVWQDRNNDDEEGRIFGVSVALKDPRKNDGHVADMVRKACSFWDLKDPWDVVVSECTYDECLLDLSKISDTSEVESKDFRMLNLEALRWHVTYANGKGAVWERPLIDPLSKEDALSLAQDGSYAASLAAELKRIYDQPSCSQKDHSGLPVHYLIEGTNPTLYEPTLNVLLGALVQTGRIPTRNVFHFDVDDIKNLHRVDSVSSYLDTKLNDAFVEALKGNTLIVQYGPTDDEANYDEFAYATFSKLVDLLNPRLDDIQVVFLVPPHKAGLKTRLARRFTGLLVELSQDPCLDIRATRFKTLMEHLQKRACDEGLEPDEHLEDMLQEDLRNKTIRSVDETFERWRRWKRASVTYPQYLSIAEKALEERKVKQDVSAIRRLDELVGLEEVKQHIKNVVMRIGVNDEIARAGLPPRPFSLHLAFVGSPGTGKTEVARLYGEMLKEAGILSEGRVISVTGSSMSNVKDVFKRARGSVLFVDEAYGMLESPMVSITEFIACMENQRDDTVVVLAGYEHLTERLIRSNPGFRSRLGDVIRFPDYSADELLEIFKLMCDRANLLLPEETLRAARDILSRSGRSDDQGNARYVRKLFEDALGAQQVRLAKAKPQGGFTKKELQTLLPQDIGWKPSRASAKSARQEFNELIGLTGVKKLVSDRLDFAALQKIKRDAGVKAESVPLHLAFKGNPGTGKTEVARLIGRILKEEGVLSVGDFFECGRQDLVGLVVGSTAPKVEDLFRRAKGSVIFIDEAYSLNDGQKGGYGDEAITAIVDQMEKLRDDVVVIFAGYSQDMDDFLKANAGLRSRVSCEVTFPDYTTDELMDILDSMARSHGLHLERKAREKAHDIICRASRGESFGNARFVRTLLESAMVSQGARLCQERRNDAGKTAGDEDASLTKRALTTLISDDFQWSEPEGKKPFGFVND
- a CDS encoding metallophosphoesterase; translation: MLIYAMSDIHGEKEAFEDALSVVDFSRPDTVLVLCGDYFDSRHEHPEFLTYMREFQESHEGQVVALMGNHEAWLLEHDTPASDPVFLDDMEEALYVDEKEEPLLRDEKTRRWLSRLPLYYETDSQIFVHAGIDEDAGEYWKLGVEDWYFYGKYPPTYGTAFEKDIVAGHVGTYQMCGEHRVFWDGESHFFIDGTTEESKFVPVLKYDTETEAYTSFKKVGVGTEAPQWLEYAVTPEPR
- a CDS encoding type II toxin-antitoxin system prevent-host-death family antitoxin, whose amino-acid sequence is MTMTAALPQIRPISDLRTRLNEIENLARETQEPIIMTKNGTASLVVIDSDAYNDHLQHERAVRKLREAEIEEKYRPEAVSYDDVKNRVDLLLEAVGHLDAHN
- a CDS encoding type II toxin-antitoxin system RelE/ParE family toxin translates to MRTIEFRPRANVDIEGILVSIGLTLKSPKAARATADAIFAAIERIAELPELGQPFFDEDLKHLNYRRTLVKRYWIYYTYTDKTLTVRRIFHTTQDTDTYGFEVLDD
- the asnB gene encoding asparagine synthase (glutamine-hydrolyzing), coding for MCGICGFTGATDADLPILKAMCDVMAHRGPDGEGQYLDNGIALGHRRLSLIDLEGGNQPLVRATSEHTSAVTSPALNAAGDYVQGEARGTARGDYAIVFNGEIYNYRDLRAELEADGWTFETHSDTEVLLVGYLAWGEGVLDKLRGMFAFAIWNRTTRELFCARDFFGIKPFYYTMQEGASGPRFIFASEIKCIIEHPAYQRELNEEALEQYLCFQFSALPETFFKGIMKLAPAHCMTVRADGSTTTRRYWRPTYHFNESRNREDTVEAIDAAMRESVRYHNVADVEVGSFLSSGIDSSYMAACLAKENPDIKTFTVGFAEYEGERDEISWARELADELGIENNSKHISEEEYWASLPRVQWHMDEPSADPSAVALYFVDQEAAKKVKAVLSGEGADEFFGGYRIYQTPFANQKLAWAPKGLLRGASKAARALGVRGANYLERASETPEDWYYTNANGVAFSPEERERLRAGKRTAGVTRPVAPQELTAPVYAEVAGLDDTTRMQYVDLYFWLVGDILLKTDKMSMAHSLESRVPFLDKQVFEVSATIPTRLKANDEQTKLTLREAAERAIPKDWAQKEKLGFPVPMVNWLRQERYYNRVKEQFTSDTAARFFNTDELVKLLDEHKAGADRSRKIWIISMFLLWYQIYFIDQKVPKKPTA
- the truA gene encoding tRNA pseudouridine(38-40) synthase TruA, producing the protein MNTTTLPPSARERDEARTGDADKLTRDHTLALTVSYNGAPFSGFARQPGQLTVQGDLEEALQLLFRRDIETTCAGRTDAGVHALGQVVSFDVTDADLAGRSLPSLRRSLNALTHDAITVREVEPKRLGFSARFDAQAREYHYYLCVDSTNPIFMRDFSWFVPGGLDLTAMEKGAQYLLGEHDFKSFCLAASAVDKPTHRNIREISFHPETIMGENILAIKVVGNAFLHSMVRTIVGTLVMVGRGQRPATWVAEVLEARDRQAAGENAPAQGLVFWRVIY